The DNA segment CAGATAGTCATGCCCCATCATTACGCAGCCAATTTGTGCGTAGCGTTGGGGTTCATGCTCTTTCATCCAGCGCAGTAGAGAAGCCGGATGTCCGGTCCACAGCGCCTGGCGGGTCAACGGATAAAGTGTTTCCGGGATCCCATCCTGCTGCCAGCGACGCACCACATCCATAGCGCGACGATCAGAGGACAGAATAGCCTTACCCAGAGGTTTCTCTTGTTTATCAAGAAGAAACAGTCCTTTACCCTGTGCGGAAATACCGACGCCATTGATTTGCTCACCGGACATGCCTGTATGGTGCAATAGCCCGGCAATGGTCGTTGCACACTGTTCCCAGAGCAGGTGCATGTCGCGTTCGGCGTAGCCGGGTTTCGGTGAGACGGTTTGCAGTGATTGTCGGTTAATTCCACGCTCATGGCCTTTGGCGTCGTATAAACCTACCTTGAGGTAGGTACCACCACAGTCAATACCCAGCCAGAAGGTCTCTTTCTTGCTCATCTTTTAGATCTCATTCTTGCCGGATAGCGATGTGCTTATCCGGTCTACGACTGATTCTGCTTGTCGCTCAGGGCAGGCTTCAGGCAGCGTGTTTACGCGGATTCATCGTCTTTACCGGCGGTGTTGCGCCTGCATCACATTTCGCGGGCAGCAGCAGTGCCATCAGTGCTGCGAGCGCGAGGGAGATTGCCAGGCAATAAACCCCCGCATCTTTGCTGTACAGGGTGATCAGTACACCCACCGCGTAGGGACCACAGAAACCACCGAGGTTACCGAGTGCATTGATGACGCCGCGAGCGCCGCCTGCCATTTCGGCACTGAACAGACGTGCAGGGATGGTCCAGAACACACCCGCCGCTGATTGCAGGAAGAATCCGCAGCCAACCAGTGCGGCATAGGCCAGCCAGATATGGTTCTTCAACGTAACCGAAAGGAACATACACAGGGCGAAGCCTATCAAAGGCAGGCAGACAAACAGTTTGCGTTTGCCGGTACGGTCTGAGAGGGAAGAGAACAGGAACATCCCGGCTATCGCTCCGACATACGGCAGAATGGCAAGCATTCCGACCTGGCCCATGCTGCTGTGGGTGAGTTCTTTAAGAATGGTAGGGAGCCACAGGGTGTAACCGTAAATCCCGGTCTGATAAAAGAAGTTCAGTGCGATAAGTTGCCACATGGTTTTGTCAGAAAGCACCGCGCCGAGAGAGGCATTTTTCACCTCGGTTCCGGCAATGGCTTTTTGTTCTGCGGCCAGCGTGTCGACCAGATAATTCTTTTCAGCGTCGGAGATCCAGCGCGCTTCCTGTGGACGGTCATAAACGGTGTAGGCCCACAGCACCAGAACCACCACAGAGAGCAGACCTTCAATAATAAACAGCCAGCGCCAGTCGAGGATCGTGATTATCCAGCCAGAGAGCGGGGCGGTGATTATCCCGGCGATCGGCACAAACATGATCACGATAGCATTGGCGCGACCACGCTCCGCGTCAGGGAACCAGTTGCTGATCATCGTAAGAACCACGGGAAGCATGCCACCTTCCGCCACCCCGAGTAAGAAACGCAGAACCAGCAGTTGATACTGATTGGTAATTAAACCCGTCAGGACAGAAATAACCGCCCAGGCGACCAGCGACCAACCGATAAACTTCTTACCGCTGCCGTGAACGGCGATCTTGCCGCCGGGAACTTGCAAAAAAAGATAACCGATAAAGAAAATACCGCCAGCCAGTCCTGCCATGGTGGCGGAAATACCTAATTCGGCATCCATTCCCCCGGGCATTGCAAACGCGATATTGACGCGGTCCATATAAGAGATAATACAGGCGATAAGAATCGGGGGAATAATTCGCAACCAGCGCTGACGTGGTATCTCTTTTAGTGTAGGGCAAGAGGTTATGTTCATTTTAATATTCTCGTAGGGTCAGTGTTCTTATTTATTATTTTTGGCTTTGTTTAATGCTGCGATACCGTCGCGTAATATTGCCACGCGGTGGCTGATATCGGCATTGGCGTTAATTTCCAGCAATTTAATGCCAGCAAATTGCAAGGGATCGGTTCCTGCACAGGCAAACAGTGCGTGGGCATGTTCGGTAGTCATCAGGCTTTGTGGGCAGAAAGGGGCAAACGGCGCGTGCAAATCCTGCCATTCGCCATACTCCCCGTTGAGCACGGTGCCGGAGAGCATCAACGCGCCGAGTTTTCCGGCTTGTTTAACCTGTTGCGCGTGGATCAGCGGCAGGGCGGTGTTCTGTCCCTCAATGGCCGAACGCGCCCAGTTAATGCAAACGCTAATGTCATAGTCGGCAAGGGTGTCCAGCACGTTCACCAGAGGTAAAAACCCTTTGCGTGGTGCTGGGCCTGTCATTGCGTCACAGTGTTCCAGCACCAGGTCACAGGACCAGTCCCAGTTGGCGATCTCTTTGAGCGAGCGAGCAAAGGCTTCTGTTGCCTGCGCTACGTTGGAATTACAGGCAGCAGGTGCGGCATGCAATTCCAGAGCGATGACTTTCCCTGAATTTTCAGCATTGATTTTATTGATCTTCTGGTAAAGATGACGGTAGTAAGCGACACAGGCTTTACGCTGTTCTTCGTCGCTGGACGCCAGTCCAAAACCACTGTTCTTACCGCGACGGCGCATGGTTTCCATGATCGCCGTCACCACGATTTTCCAGTTCCCCGGTGTATGTCGCAATAGCCACTCATCGCCGAGTGGATGAAGGTGTTCAAGACAAGGTTGCTCCAGCCCGCGGATATTTGGGGTATCAGAGAGTTGTCGCCAGAATTCCTTTTCTTCCTCTTCACTCTTTTGGTGAAATGAGGGTGCACAGGGATACGCACCGATTATATAATCAGTATTATTTGATTTCATGTTGTGCTCCTGAAAAATAACGTGTTTATAACGCGTCTATGGCAACTTTAACCACTATTTTCCTGATGAGTGTGGCGACATTTTTATGACATCCCGGGCGATGCACATCCTGTGGGAAAAATATGGCATAACTACCAGGAATCATTTCAACGAACGACTCATATTCACTATTGTGATAAAAAATAATATCGCGCTGCTCCAGTAATGATTCGCTAATTCGGTTGCGGCCGGTATCGATGGCGATACCGATTTTCTCTTCCCCCCAGGCCAGAAACTGTATATCCAGATAGCGACGATGCACTTCCGGATGGTTTTTGGCAGCATCGCGAGTGGTTAAATCGATAATTTGAGCAAAGATCTTTTTACCGTCAATCTCAACCACACCGGGTGACAGAGTCCGGAAATCCGTATTGCGCAGAAAGTCGAGCGCCCGTTCAATAACTGCGGGTAAACGACACGGATTTGGCTGGGCGATATGTCCAAAGATCATGGTCTGCCTCCTTACAGTGCCTGAATTTTGGCCCAGACACTGTCATCAACGGTGATGCCGTTACGACGATTTTCATCCAGCAGTTTTGTAAACTCGTGACCTGGCAAGCGGATGGCCACGTTTTCGTCAGCACGTTCTGCTGTGGTGATAAAATCCATAATCCGTTGCAGCTTCGTGTCGCGGGTGACGCCATCGATCAGCTTATCCACTTCAATGGCGATGAAAATCTGGGAAACACCGTATTCGTCGCTGTTTTCCTGGGTGACTTCAGCAACGGAAGCACCGTCGGAAAGCAGGGTCGCAATCATATCGAGCACAATCGACAGGCCCGAACCCTTCCAGTAGCCCATTGGCAGGATGCGGCGATTTTTCTCTATTACGCCCGGCTCTTTCGTCAGATGACCGTCGTCATCAAAACCTCCATCTACCGGCAGTTCGCGACCCGCCAAACGGTTAACCTCCAGCATGCCGTAGGAGAACATCGACATCGACATATCCACCATCGTGATGGGCGTGGAGGGGATTGCGACAATCAGCGGGTTAGTACCGATCCGGCACTCTTTGGACCCCCACGGCGGCATAACGGCGATAGAGTTGGTCCAACAGATACCAATGTAGCCTTTTTCCGCAGCTTGCCAGCCGTAGCTGCCACCGCGCATCCAGTGGTTGGCATTACGTAAAGCAACCAGACCGATGCCGTGATCGGATGCCAGTTCAATGGCGCGATCCATCATTTTTTTCGCAGTCAGATTGCCAATTGAACGTTGAGCATCCCATTGCTCAATCGCGCCGAGACTGGTGATGCGCTGTGGCTTTGCCGCAGGGATGATATCGCCATTATCCAGTTGTTGAATGAAACGAGGGAAACGATTTACGCCATGCGAATAGACGCCGGACTCCGTGGTTCGGGCGAACATTTCGGCACAGGCATCGGCGGTTTCCGTTGCTACGCCTCGGGCCAGTAGCACCCGATTGAACGCCTCTTTCAACTCCACAAACGTTACTTTCATTCCTGCTTCTCCCGCTATAATTGATCGCTTTTTTATCATTAAATTTCACTATGCGAAATC comes from the Citrobacter amalonaticus genome and includes:
- a CDS encoding MFS transporter, which gives rise to MNITSCPTLKEIPRQRWLRIIPPILIACIISYMDRVNIAFAMPGGMDAELGISATMAGLAGGIFFIGYLFLQVPGGKIAVHGSGKKFIGWSLVAWAVISVLTGLITNQYQLLVLRFLLGVAEGGMLPVVLTMISNWFPDAERGRANAIVIMFVPIAGIITAPLSGWIITILDWRWLFIIEGLLSVVVLVLWAYTVYDRPQEARWISDAEKNYLVDTLAAEQKAIAGTEVKNASLGAVLSDKTMWQLIALNFFYQTGIYGYTLWLPTILKELTHSSMGQVGMLAILPYVGAIAGMFLFSSLSDRTGKRKLFVCLPLIGFALCMFLSVTLKNHIWLAYAALVGCGFFLQSAAGVFWTIPARLFSAEMAGGARGVINALGNLGGFCGPYAVGVLITLYSKDAGVYCLAISLALAALMALLLPAKCDAGATPPVKTMNPRKHAA
- a CDS encoding DUF4862 family protein, which gives rise to MKSNNTDYIIGAYPCAPSFHQKSEEEEKEFWRQLSDTPNIRGLEQPCLEHLHPLGDEWLLRHTPGNWKIVVTAIMETMRRRGKNSGFGLASSDEEQRKACVAYYRHLYQKINKINAENSGKVIALELHAAPAACNSNVAQATEAFARSLKEIANWDWSCDLVLEHCDAMTGPAPRKGFLPLVNVLDTLADYDISVCINWARSAIEGQNTALPLIHAQQVKQAGKLGALMLSGTVLNGEYGEWQDLHAPFAPFCPQSLMTTEHAHALFACAGTDPLQFAGIKLLEINANADISHRVAILRDGIAALNKAKNNK
- a CDS encoding YhcH/YjgK/YiaL family protein, with product MIFGHIAQPNPCRLPAVIERALDFLRNTDFRTLSPGVVEIDGKKIFAQIIDLTTRDAAKNHPEVHRRYLDIQFLAWGEEKIGIAIDTGRNRISESLLEQRDIIFYHNSEYESFVEMIPGSYAIFFPQDVHRPGCHKNVATLIRKIVVKVAIDAL
- the yiaK gene encoding 3-dehydro-L-gulonate 2-dehydrogenase; translated protein: MKVTFVELKEAFNRVLLARGVATETADACAEMFARTTESGVYSHGVNRFPRFIQQLDNGDIIPAAKPQRITSLGAIEQWDAQRSIGNLTAKKMMDRAIELASDHGIGLVALRNANHWMRGGSYGWQAAEKGYIGICWTNSIAVMPPWGSKECRIGTNPLIVAIPSTPITMVDMSMSMFSYGMLEVNRLAGRELPVDGGFDDDGHLTKEPGVIEKNRRILPMGYWKGSGLSIVLDMIATLLSDGASVAEVTQENSDEYGVSQIFIAIEVDKLIDGVTRDTKLQRIMDFITTAERADENVAIRLPGHEFTKLLDENRRNGITVDDSVWAKIQAL